From a single Deltaproteobacteria bacterium CG11_big_fil_rev_8_21_14_0_20_49_13 genomic region:
- a CDS encoding polysulfide reductase: MDQLIQNLYGVLTQVQGFIYPNEVELHWSILIVLYPYITGLVAGAFILASLERVFKVKAVKPTYDLALLTALAFLICAPIPLNAHLTQPFRAYEIMITPHLTSAMAVFGFVYMWYLMVVLLLEIWFDYRRDFVIWSNEKTGIMKWVYKILTLGVTDISESALRWDKKLGYFVTIIGIPSAFLLHGYVGFIFGSIKANPWWSSVLMPVIFIFSAMVSGIALVMLLYMLISLIRRIPIDMECVDTVGRYLLYALVLDFSLEALDQIHRFYEAEESFEIISLLMSGKLYITLIIVQIMLGTIVPLITLGLLQVYKPSEKKRRLIYLMDSVLVLIGVFAMRWNVVIGGQLFSKSFYGFTAYKLDMIGREGFLVSAGLVILPFIILSFLLWLMPPWKKIRT, from the coding sequence ATGGACCAACTCATACAAAATTTGTACGGTGTTTTGACGCAAGTGCAGGGTTTTATCTATCCAAACGAGGTGGAACTCCACTGGAGCATCTTGATAGTTTTATATCCCTATATTACGGGTCTTGTCGCGGGAGCCTTCATCCTCGCCTCTCTCGAACGGGTGTTTAAGGTAAAGGCCGTTAAGCCAACTTACGATTTGGCGCTTTTAACCGCGCTTGCTTTTTTGATTTGCGCACCGATACCCTTAAACGCCCATCTGACACAGCCTTTCCGCGCATATGAAATCATGATAACGCCCCACCTCACCTCTGCAATGGCGGTGTTTGGGTTTGTATATATGTGGTATCTGATGGTGGTTTTGCTCCTGGAAATATGGTTCGATTACAGGCGCGACTTTGTTATTTGGTCCAACGAAAAAACCGGCATAATGAAGTGGGTATACAAAATTTTAACCTTGGGCGTTACAGACATTTCGGAGTCTGCATTGAGATGGGACAAAAAACTCGGTTATTTTGTAACTATCATCGGCATACCGTCCGCATTCTTATTGCATGGCTACGTCGGCTTTATTTTCGGCTCCATTAAGGCTAACCCATGGTGGTCGAGTGTTTTAATGCCCGTTATATTTATCTTTTCTGCAATGGTTTCGGGCATCGCTCTGGTCATGCTACTGTATATGCTTATTTCGCTTATTAGGCGCATTCCCATAGATATGGAATGTGTTGACACCGTTGGCAGATACCTCCTCTACGCCTTGGTATTAGACTTTTCGCTTGAAGCGCTCGATCAAATCCATCGCTTTTATGAAGCGGAGGAATCCTTTGAAATCATCTCGCTTCTCATGTCCGGCAAGCTTTATATAACTTTGATAATAGTCCAGATAATGCTCGGCACCATTGTGCCGCTTATAACGCTTGGATTATTGCAAGTTTATAAACCGTCGGAAAAGAAGAGGCGTCTTATCTATTTAATGGACAGCGTTTTGGTGCTGATAGGTGTTTTTGCAATGCGCTGGAACGTTGTGATAGGCGGCCAGTTGTTTTCAAAAAGTTTCTACGGTTTCACAGCTTATAAGCTGGATATGATAGGCCGCGAAGGATTTTTGGTGTCGGCAGGACTTGTAATTCTGCCGTTCATTATTTTGAGCTTTCTACTTTGGCTAATGCCTCCATGGAAGAAAATTAGAACATGA
- a CDS encoding cytochrome B6 encodes MIRRIISAIDERIKLLEIYREQMSHYMVPSGLNFWYSMGAVLIAVFCIEVVTGIFLLMNYVPYTKEAFESVTYISNTVPAGWLIRRVHAVGANMFVLVLFLHMFSVAIMGSYKKPREIHWFVGCFILGITLVTCLSGYLLPWSQLSYWATTVATSFPGSIPVVGDWLVYFMRGSNIVSQETMGRFFAMHVSLIPFTLLTLISIHIFVMRRTGISVPPWTDGTKKMPFFPHFVIEDLKIIYFFLAVLFVFVFFYPQISFPPDALDPADPLSTPAHIKPEWYFLANYQMLKLVPNEFLGIVLQGIVAFLIFFLPILDRKEERMAWKRPIFGTIIFLGIIAFIILTIWGYCS; translated from the coding sequence ATGATCAGGAGAATTATAAGCGCCATTGATGAAAGAATAAAATTATTGGAAATATACCGGGAGCAGATGTCGCATTACATGGTTCCTTCTGGCTTAAATTTCTGGTATTCTATGGGAGCCGTGCTTATCGCTGTTTTCTGTATTGAAGTTGTCACAGGCATTTTTCTCTTAATGAACTATGTCCCATACACAAAAGAAGCGTTTGAAAGCGTGACATACATCTCAAATACGGTTCCCGCGGGCTGGTTAATAAGACGCGTTCATGCGGTCGGCGCCAACATGTTTGTTCTCGTCCTGTTCCTTCACATGTTCTCTGTAGCCATCATGGGCTCCTATAAAAAACCGAGAGAGATACACTGGTTCGTCGGATGTTTCATCTTGGGAATCACGCTTGTCACTTGCCTTTCCGGATACCTCCTGCCTTGGAGCCAGCTTTCGTATTGGGCAACAACCGTAGCAACGAGTTTCCCAGGCTCAATCCCGGTTGTCGGCGACTGGCTCGTATACTTTATGCGCGGAAGCAATATTGTCTCCCAAGAGACAATGGGGCGTTTCTTTGCAATGCACGTTTCTCTCATTCCGTTCACGCTCCTAACACTAATTTCCATCCACATCTTTGTAATGCGCAGAACCGGCATATCTGTGCCGCCTTGGACGGACGGCACAAAAAAGATGCCGTTTTTTCCGCATTTTGTAATAGAGGATTTAAAGATCATTTATTTTTTCCTGGCGGTATTATTCGTATTTGTTTTCTTTTATCCGCAGATAAGTTTTCCGCCTGACGCGCTTGATCCTGCCGATCCGCTTTCAACGCCGGCGCATATTAAGCCCGAATGGTATTTTCTGGCAAACTACCAAATGCTTAAACTCGTGCCCAACGAATTTTTGGGCATCGTATTGCAAGGAATTGTTGCGTTTCTTATATTCTTTCTGCCCATTTTGGATAGAAAAGAGGAACGGATGGCATGGAAACGCCCTATATTCGGGACAATCATCTTTTTGGGAATAATTGCATTTATTATCCTTACGATATGGGGATATTGTTCGTAA
- a CDS encoding cytochrome C → MNIKIDAKKYFIPCILFLASCFLLPLAFAEDSACLSCHEDVAKDWRESIHAENGISCHNCHGGNPKNIDNAMDPKEGFIGKPSEAEVPAFCGKCHVGVKENYTKSAHSINLTRGGPNCVTCHTSHKQKRANISLISKNLCAQCHSFERAEKIRNAMIMSETEITELEKRMEALRIQGHDVRPAKNALFATRNNFHRLTHVVNADLILKETTGINTEIKRLKAEIAANEATEVKRKIFGAIFIIFLLIGALIFWWYRNTILSE, encoded by the coding sequence ATGAATATAAAAATAGACGCTAAAAAATATTTTATTCCCTGCATCTTGTTTCTTGCTTCCTGTTTCTTGCTTCCGCTTGCCTTTGCGGAGGACAGCGCATGTCTTTCATGCCATGAAGATGTTGCAAAAGACTGGAGAGAGAGCATTCATGCTGAAAACGGAATATCCTGCCATAACTGCCACGGTGGAAATCCAAAAAACATCGATAATGCTATGGACCCAAAGGAAGGTTTTATAGGCAAGCCTTCGGAAGCGGAGGTTCCGGCCTTCTGCGGTAAATGCCATGTTGGCGTCAAGGAAAATTACACAAAGAGCGCGCACAGTATAAATCTTACCAGAGGAGGGCCAAATTGCGTCACCTGTCACACTTCTCACAAACAGAAAAGAGCCAACATCAGCCTTATTTCGAAAAACCTTTGTGCACAATGCCACAGTTTTGAGCGGGCGGAAAAAATAAGAAACGCAATGATTATGTCGGAAACTGAAATTACAGAGCTGGAAAAAAGGATGGAAGCGTTACGTATTCAAGGACACGATGTAAGGCCTGCTAAAAATGCTTTATTTGCTACGAGAAATAATTTTCACAGGTTAACGCATGTCGTAAACGCAGATTTAATATTAAAAGAAACAACGGGAATAAATACGGAAATAAAACGCCTGAAAGCTGAAATAGCGGCTAACGAAGCAACAGAGGTAAAGAGAAAGATATTTGGCGCTATCTTCATAATCTTTCTATTGATAGGAGCCCTCATCTTCTGGTGGTACAGAAACACAATTCTTTCGGAATGA
- a CDS encoding 4Fe-4S ferredoxin, protein MKLNSRRNFLKSTALIAGGVLTASVADRFNALLYAATPKKKDGHWYGMGIDIDKCIGCGRCSDACKKENNVPREPFFFRSWVEQYTIMDDGKVKVESENGGIDGLKQSVPDEKIFKSFFVPKLCNHCYKSPCVQVCPVGATYETRDGVVLVDDKYCIGCRYCIQACPYGCRYLHPEKHVVDKCTLCYHRITKGQNPACVEVCPRGARTFGDLNDKNGELVKFLKNHTCLVLRPHLNTGAKVYYNSLSSEVR, encoded by the coding sequence ATGAAACTTAATTCACGACGCAACTTCTTAAAATCTACGGCTTTGATAGCCGGCGGCGTTCTTACAGCCTCTGTAGCAGATCGTTTTAACGCCCTTCTTTACGCGGCAACCCCCAAAAAGAAGGATGGTCATTGGTATGGCATGGGAATTGACATAGACAAATGCATCGGCTGCGGACGCTGTTCCGACGCGTGCAAAAAAGAAAACAATGTGCCAAGGGAGCCGTTCTTTTTCCGTTCGTGGGTAGAGCAATATACAATCATGGACGACGGCAAGGTGAAAGTTGAATCGGAAAACGGCGGAATCGACGGCCTAAAACAATCGGTGCCCGACGAAAAAATATTTAAATCATTTTTTGTGCCGAAATTGTGCAACCACTGTTACAAATCTCCATGTGTTCAGGTTTGCCCGGTAGGCGCAACGTATGAAACCAGAGACGGCGTTGTTCTTGTGGACGACAAATACTGCATAGGTTGTAGATATTGCATTCAGGCGTGTCCATACGGCTGCCGCTATCTTCATCCCGAAAAGCATGTTGTTGATAAATGCACGCTTTGCTACCACAGAATAACAAAGGGGCAAAATCCCGCGTGCGTTGAAGTTTGCCCAAGAGGCGCAAGAACGTTTGGAGATTTGAATGATAAAAATGGAGAGCTAGTCAAATTTTTAAAAAATCATACGTGTCTGGTACTGCGACCTCACTTAAACACCGGCGCTAAAGTTTATTATAACAGTTTAAGCTCGGAAGTAAGATAA
- the tatC gene encoding twin-arginine translocase subunit TatC — MDKAYLDHLDELRTRMMRAMLGIIIGVIISFVFISGIFRFLCRPYFDFMASNGIVNQNALLSLSPSDTFMMTFHAAILTGIGIALPWTIYQLWSFVAPGLYNDEKRYVSLGVTSTVLFFVAGALFAYFMIAPMTITFFYNYSIGLGVMPSWTINGYFGFITTLLVCFGVAFELPVVIFLLSAIGIVSPYLLTRYRRHAIIVIFIISALLTPPDVVTQVMMAIPLILLYEISIFGAKFIYKKRMNRLIASEFS; from the coding sequence ATGGACAAGGCCTACCTTGATCATCTGGACGAGCTGAGAACACGGATGATGAGGGCCATGCTCGGCATCATCATCGGCGTTATAATATCTTTCGTGTTCATCTCCGGTATCTTTCGTTTTCTTTGCAGGCCTTATTTTGATTTCATGGCCTCGAACGGCATCGTCAACCAGAACGCGCTGCTATCTCTCAGCCCTTCCGATACTTTCATGATGACGTTTCACGCGGCAATACTTACCGGAATAGGCATCGCGCTCCCGTGGACGATCTATCAGCTATGGTCTTTCGTAGCCCCCGGTCTTTACAACGATGAAAAAAGATATGTGTCATTAGGCGTTACATCCACCGTGCTTTTCTTTGTTGCGGGCGCTCTCTTCGCCTATTTTATGATAGCGCCGATGACGATAACTTTCTTTTACAACTATTCCATCGGCCTCGGAGTGATGCCGAGCTGGACGATAAACGGATATTTCGGGTTCATCACAACACTGCTTGTCTGCTTCGGCGTGGCGTTTGAACTTCCGGTGGTCATATTCTTGCTGTCAGCCATTGGAATAGTCTCGCCATACCTTCTTACAAGATATAGAAGGCATGCAATAATTGTCATTTTTATCATTTCCGCTCTCTTAACACCGCCTGACGTCGTAACTCAAGTCATGATGGCCATTCCGTTGATACTTCTTTACGAGATTTCGATATTCGGGGCAAAATTCATCTATAAAAAGAGGATGAACAGGCTTATAGCCTCTGAATTTTCTTGA
- a CDS encoding twin-arginine translocase TatA/TatE family subunit — protein MRIGWTEILIILLVVVFLFGARRLPELARSLGKSLNEFKKGMKDVTADIKDEEKK, from the coding sequence ATGCGAATTGGATGGACTGAGATACTGATAATTTTACTTGTCGTCGTTTTCCTTTTCGGGGCCAGAAGGCTTCCGGAGCTGGCTCGGTCGCTAGGCAAGAGCCTCAATGAGTTCAAGAAGGGGATGAAGGACGTAACGGCCGACATCAAGGACGAAGAAAAAAAATAG
- a CDS encoding cytochrome B6 encodes MTETDIAKRNFLTKLVGGVLGVTAVIFAAPFVRYLIPKKNSGDANILTSADGKPVLEKEIKENSSFVGFSKSGPTIIIKRDGKLRALSAVCTHLGCLVKWIPNEGVFFCPCHAGKFDANGVNISGPPPEPLTVYNVTVVEDGTIALEKS; translated from the coding sequence ATGACTGAAACTGATATCGCCAAACGCAATTTTTTAACAAAGTTGGTGGGTGGTGTGCTGGGGGTGACTGCTGTTATTTTTGCTGCTCCGTTTGTCAGATACCTGATCCCGAAAAAAAACTCCGGCGACGCTAATATCCTGACTTCTGCCGATGGCAAGCCCGTTTTGGAAAAAGAGATCAAAGAAAATTCATCGTTTGTCGGGTTTTCAAAGAGCGGCCCAACCATTATTATAAAACGCGACGGGAAGCTACGAGCGCTTTCAGCAGTATGCACACATCTTGGATGTCTCGTTAAGTGGATTCCAAACGAAGGCGTTTTTTTCTGCCCCTGCCATGCTGGCAAATTTGATGCAAACGGCGTTAATATAAGCGGCCCGCCTCCGGAACCGCTCACTGTGTATAATGTCACAGTGGTTGAAGATGGCACGATTGCTTTGGAGAAATCATGA